Sequence from the Plasmodium relictum strain SGS1 genome assembly, chromosome: 6 genome:
GTATGCATATTTgcttctttatttaaatcaaagttttcatttaaattgcCAAAATTActaaatgaattatttttaaagatttttttatcaatataaTTTGTAGtactaattattttatttttcgaTATAGAATTTAGTTTAggaaatttataattatgtgAGTTGCTATCttcttttctattttttattaaattgcAATCTTTTAAATCGTTTATTTCTTCGTACAATTTGCAATTCATGTTATTTGATAGTATcttttcatcattattatcataaaagaaattatttatttgtttttcattcatttgattattataaatattatcattattattgttcTTAATGTTTTGATTATTGCTTCCATTtctattacttttattactatcattaatattattattattattattacaacTATTCTTAATAGGATTAATGCTATTAATATCATTACTTTTactattatttctatttttaatattatctaCTATGATATTGCTCGTATCTACTtcaatttctttattataaacGTTTAAATTTTCCTCATTTTTAACAATTGATTCttgtaataaatttattaagaTGCTATTATTTGCATTTATATCTAATgctgataaattaaaagaattccTTGTTGAATTatcattcatattttttttgcaatTATTTATAGCATCTATGACATCGTTAACATTAataatgttattattttttttattattaatccaacttttattttcaaacttttttttgtttgataTATCactaatataataattattgcTATTATTTTCGAAAAGTAAATTACATGAATTTCCTTTAATGATATTGTTATTTGTCACACAATTCTTGTTTATATTTTGTGAAATAAGCTTTTGTTGTTTCtcttcattaaaattatcataaTGTTCCCTCTTTTCCATTCcatcataatttaaattaactCCTTGCTCGTAGTTTATAAAATCTTTATTCATATTAATGCTATTAtcatcttttaaattattgtcATTATTATTCACAATAAAAGTATTGTTactattattactattaatattattagaaGTAGCAATATTAGTGTTATTTTTGCTATTATTGGAGTTTGTAtagttattattatcattattttcattaatatttgaTTCATTATAGTCATTTTTTAAGTTTCTATGATTTCTTTTTTGCTCTTCTACAttattacttatattttttttattgttatctatattattataattatttatctcATTGTTATCATCATATATATTGGAACATTTATCACcaataatatttatgttattttcttctttatctaCATAAtcgtctttttttttttgaatcaaattttttttgtgcaTCTTCGAATTgtcaatatatttaaaaaattcacttggattgttattattattattatgtgaacaatttttatattcattcaACTTTTCTAAATAAAATTCTTCAAAGTTTTTTAAAGTTGTTCCAATCATGTTATCAcctttcaaaaaaaattttgagtTTTCTATATTACTATCATTTTTTGAAACATTATAGCTaaaaatattgtttttttgtttacTTTTTAATTCAGATGAATCATTAAATATTCCATTTTCAAATTGAggataattaaaaattgtcTCATTGgtcattttatttaatctATTAACATCTTCTTTTTCTGAATCTAcatcatttttatctttttcttgtattttttctccttttttatctatttcttcttttcttttctttaattCTTCAGAAATTTCTTTCTGACTATTTCctgcttcttttttttcctcatttttattttcttcatctaaTTCATTTTGGTAAATACTCTTCTTTATGATCACTTTGTTATCATTATCTATAGTATCCATCCTATTTTCatcattcatatttttaaaagaggTATTTCCACTAAAATTGTATTTTATCACATTTTCACAagtttctctttttttatcttgaacattaatattttctacACTACTATTACTTACATTTTCGacataattaaatttttcattgaAAGAGTTTTTAATATTCATGTTCTCATTCAAATATGCATTAATATTCattagtttattttttttcttttcatcatccatttttaaatatctttCCATGTCCATTAATTTAGGAAGTAATGTTTTCATATCAAAATGATTGCCATTTAAAacaatattttcataataatttatgcatttatttttttctcttttatttttatttaaatcagtGCTCATATTTTCTAAGTTTGTGTTTtcttttacaattttttttaagtcatttacattatttgtatcatttaaaaaactaGAACTTCTATTTTCAGAATAgcctatattttttttttcatcatttttgtataaatactctccaaaatattttaaggaCTCATCAATAttgtaataattaaaatcaaGTTTATCctgatttattttatttaatggttttatataattattttcattattcgAATCATCGTTCTTTTCGTTCATACTATAATCATTGTAAACTAAATGAGTacttccattttttttatttttatttaatatatcattattatgtATTATTGATGAAAATAAGTTGTTCCTACTTAAAGTGTTATCGTTATGTAAATTGGTATCCttagaaatataattatttaagatATAatcattgtttttattatttaaattatttgaatttgTGATTATTTGATTCAATttattaatacttttttgatttttattacaagagttataactatttaaattattttctatattattcaTTACAACCTCATCACCTCTACTGGAAAAATTCATAGAGTAAGCATTACCTTTATTACTTTTCGCAATGTGATTTTTTAAAGTTGTTTCCACATTATCCAATTTTCTCATTAATTCATAATTTATGCTATCATTTATGGTACtgatattatttaaattactaTTAGAACTGTTATTTTCCATTTGCTGAGGagaattaaaagataaaaaagattGCAAATTTAAAGAGGATACATTTTGATTAAAAGactcatttaaaatattcccATTAAGCGGgttttcaatattatttaatttattaatatttcgAGTTAGtaagtaatttttattattattaatattgttATCCAATAGCAAACTATTATAATCATAAGATTGATCTTTATTCATGGTTATTGCACACAactttgtattttttaaagttcGATTGTTCAATTgattatcttcttttttttcttttatgtaTGATGTGTTTGgattatcatttaaaaaagtattgCAAGATGTttgtttaattaaatttgttctattcatattttttacaatgttttttttattattcgcCATAGCattatataaattgtttGAAAGAATGGAAGAATTAGAACTACTATCATTAATGTTTCTATTTAAATTCCATAtttcgtttttatttttattcacaGTTTGTATTATTTCctcattttcatttcttaAATCTACATATCCTTTCATTTTATTCAACATAGATGACTTTCCACTGTTTATCATATTTaaacaattatttaaatttgacATACTGCTTTCTTCTTCATTGCTATTTTCCTCATTACCATAAAATTGAACCaattttgtatttatatcatttatagAATGAGCAAATCTACATTGATTTCCTTTTATACAACGTCctatttttagaaaaaagttaaatataaagataaaataaaatgaatgatAATAcgtttaataaaaattaaatagacACAATTATAAACAATGGAAATGCTAACAAACTTAAATAGTACAAACGAATATACgtgtattattatttatacctTCTCTGTGCAATTGGCAAATAGCTGGTTTCCCAACTTCTCTTAATTCATTAACAGAATGAGCATATATACAATTATGGTCAGTACATTTTCCtataattcatataaaaaatatgtaacaaaataaaaatatatat
This genomic interval carries:
- a CDS encoding zinc finger protein, putative, whose translation is MCKYALINKCDRGENCTFAHDISELRIKPDMRKTKLCKSYILGKCTDHNCIYAHSVNELREVGKPAICQLHREGRCIKGNQCRFAHSINDINTKLVQFYGNEENSNEEESSMSNLNNCLNMINSGKSSMLNKMKGYVDLRNENEEIIQTVNKNKNEIWNLNRNINDSSSNSSILSNNLYNAMANNKKNIVKNMNRTNLIKQTSCNTFLNDNPNTSYIKEKKEDNQLNNRTLKNTKLCAITMNKDQSYDYNSLLLDNNINNNKNYLLTRNINKLNNIENPLNGNILNESFNQNVSSLNLQSFLSFNSPQQMENNSSNSNLNNISTINDSINYELMRKLDNVETTLKNHIAKSNKGNAYSMNFSSRGDEVVMNNIENNLNSYNSCNKNQKSINKLNQIITNSNNLNNKNNDYILNNYISKDTNLHNDNTLSRNNLFSSIIHNNDILNKNKKNGSTHLVYNDYSMNEKNDDSNNENNYIKPLNKINQDKLDFNYYNIDESLKYFGEYLYKNDEKKNIGYSENRSSSFLNDTNNVNDLKKIVKENTNLENMSTDLNKNKREKNKCINYYENIVLNGNHFDMKTLLPKLMDMERYLKMDDEKKKNKLMNINAYLNENMNIKNSFNEKFNYVENVSNSSVENINVQDKKRETCENVIKYNFSGNTSFKNMNDENRMDTIDNDNKVIIKKSIYQNELDEENKNEEKKEAGNSQKEISEELKKRKEEIDKKGEKIQEKDKNDVDSEKEDVNRLNKMTNETIFNYPQFENGIFNDSSELKSKQKNNIFSYNVSKNDSNIENSKFFLKGDNMIGTTLKNFEEFYLEKLNEYKNCSHNNNNNNPSEFFKYIDNSKMHKKNLIQKKKDDYVDKEENNINIIGDKCSNIYDDNNEINNYNNIDNNKKNISNNVEEQKRNHRNLKNDYNESNINENNDNNNYTNSNNSKNNTNIATSNNINSNNSNNTFIVNNNDNNLKDDNSINMNKDFINYEQGVNLNYDGMEKREHYDNFNEEKQQKLISQNINKNCVTNNNIIKGNSCNLLFENNSNNYYISDISNKKKFENKSWINNKKNNNIINVNDVIDAINNCKKNMNDNSTRNSFNLSALDINANNSILINLLQESIVKNEENLNVYNKEIEVDTSNIIVDNIKNRNNSKSNDINSINPIKNSCNNNNNNINDSNKSNRNGSNNQNIKNNNNDNIYNNQMNEKQINNFFYDNNDEKILSNNMNCKLYEEINDLKDCNLIKNRKEDSNSHNYKFPKLNSISKNKIISTTNYIDKKIFKNNSFSNFGNLNENFDLNKEANMHTLNEENDIIHFKDKEHLEENQNRQQDALTQENKQNRAIFKIVYNKPNCVKESEEKIYDFNLNNLSMDYMEMNNENNYLNSSSTRALNSFRINAETSISNNTNTGSETNNNNNTVNKENSYIDNIFNNNKLYQKNYLNDDNFDSIETIMNIDAVDNSDQINTSSNKTSIFNNNNSKLNFLKNDMFLNNNNNSNKNSLNFFDSLKNDYNFFEISTNNASSFFNYDISKRAENDFSNLMANNMSSNNALNNNSCLYNVHFENKSFVNDEGDCMKFSNDINFNFLNKSE